The proteins below are encoded in one region of Pomacea canaliculata isolate SZHN2017 linkage group LG7, ASM307304v1, whole genome shotgun sequence:
- the LOC112567688 gene encoding putative nuclease HARBI1 produces the protein MAAIILFRARQRRVLRRERVFRDRTNPIDKYDDVELLCKFRFSRQHILGLTDVVENQLIHVNRMGALPPVLQVCLALRFYATGSFQDVCGELLNVSQPTASRTISAVTQALLSLVPQGIRFPNQDEAELQKAKFYGIARFPGVFGCVDGTHIPIQSPPENEHEYVNRKNVHSINVQVICDGDMIFIDVVAKWPGSVHDARVLKESGIFNAMEQVNQPVRGYLLGDSGYMLRTWLLTPILNPLTRSEQQYNNSHTSTRSTVERAIGVCKRRWSCLRKLRLSPAKACDVITVCFMLHNRARRLNLPEPYDDESNNDNSSDDEDDDDNGNLHASERARTAAGKAERQRVINTYF, from the exons ATGGCGGCGATTATTTTGTTCAGAGCAAGGCAGAGGCGTGttttgaggagagagagagtttttcGCGATAGAACTAACCCTATCGATAAGTATGATGATGTGGAACTGTTGTGCAAGTTCAGATTTAGCAGACAACACATTCTGGGCCTCACAGATGTCGTTGAAAACCAACTTATACATGTGAACCGCATGGGTGCTCTTCCTCCAGTGCTACAAGTGTGCTTAGCACTGAGGTTTTATGCCACAGGCAGTTTTCAAGATGTGTGCGGAGAATTATTGAATGTGAGCCAACCTACAGCATCAAGGACTATCAGTGCCGTGACACAAGCTCTGCTCAGTCTTGTACCACAGGGGATTCGTTTTCCGAATCAAGACGAGGCAGAGCTTCAGAAAGCAAAATTTTATGGAATAGCACGATTCCCTGGCGTCTTTGGGTGTGTGGATGGAACTCACATTCCAATCCAAAGTCCACCCGAAAACGAGCACGAGTATGTAAATAGGAAGAATGTACATTCCATTAATGTGCAA GTAATCTGTGATGGGGACATGATATTTATTGATGTTGTTGCAAAGTGGCCTGGCAGTGTGCATGATGCCAGGGTCCTAAAGGAATCTGGGATCTTTAATGCCATGGAGCAAGTAAATCAGCCTGTCAGAGGATACCTCCTTGGTGATTCTGGCTACATGCTTAGAACGTGGCTGCTAACACCAATCCTAAATCCCTTGACTAGGTCAGAGCAGCAGTACAATAATAGTCACACCTCCACACGTTCCACTGTGGAGCGTGCCATTGGAGTATGCAAGAGGAGATGGAGCTGCCTTAGAAAGCTTCGATTATCACCTGCAAAGGCCTGTGATGTGATAACTGTATGTTTTATGTTGCACAACCGTGCTCGGCGGCTCAATCTCCCTGAGCCTTATGATGATGAGAGCAATAATGATAACTCTTCAgatgacgaagatgatgatgataatggcaACCTACATGCATCTGAACGGGCACGCACAGCTGCAGGAAAAGCCGAAAGACAGAGAGTGATCAACACGTACTTTTAA